The following are encoded in a window of Paraburkholderia sp. HP33-1 genomic DNA:
- a CDS encoding helix-turn-helix domain-containing protein produces the protein MRNIPNYDLYGESARPPWYDAFNFEWIAERSRPNDWHIAAHRHDALLQILYIRSGSGYVLIESEKLTIEAPCLILLPAQTVHGFAFSPEIDGLVITAAQRALESISNAVSPGLVPVLQRPALIPVRPAIGERTLMPLFGLLEEEFRGGARGHIAAGMSLMIALFVQVARLTDAASSAGATINDRRAAQIKRLRELIAAHVREHHPVDFYAEKLGVTAAQLGRICREELGHSPLSLVNDQLIREAQRDLVYSGSSIKQIAHALGFEDAAYFSRYFRKQTGVTPKEFQAAAHRDLSIN, from the coding sequence ATGAGGAATATCCCTAACTACGATCTGTACGGGGAGTCCGCGCGGCCGCCGTGGTACGACGCGTTCAATTTCGAATGGATCGCCGAGCGCAGCCGTCCGAACGACTGGCATATCGCCGCGCACCGTCACGATGCGCTGCTGCAGATTCTCTATATCCGCAGTGGCTCGGGCTACGTGCTGATCGAAAGCGAGAAGCTCACGATCGAAGCGCCATGCCTGATCCTGCTTCCGGCGCAAACGGTGCACGGTTTCGCGTTTTCGCCAGAGATCGATGGGCTCGTGATCACCGCCGCGCAGCGCGCCTTGGAGTCGATTTCGAACGCGGTGTCGCCGGGCCTCGTGCCGGTGCTGCAACGGCCCGCGCTGATACCTGTTCGGCCCGCCATCGGCGAGCGCACGTTGATGCCATTGTTTGGTTTGCTGGAAGAGGAATTTCGCGGCGGCGCGCGCGGCCATATCGCCGCGGGCATGTCGCTGATGATTGCACTTTTTGTACAAGTCGCGCGGCTCACCGATGCCGCGTCGAGCGCGGGCGCAACCATCAATGACCGGCGCGCGGCGCAGATCAAACGGCTACGCGAGCTGATCGCCGCGCACGTGCGCGAGCATCATCCAGTCGATTTTTATGCGGAGAAACTTGGTGTGACAGCGGCGCAGCTGGGCCGCATCTGCCGTGAGGAGCTCGGCCATTCGCCGCTGTCGCTCGTCAACGACCAGTTGATACGCGAGGCGCAGCGCGATCTGGTGTACTCGGGTTCGAGCATCAAACAGATCGCGCACGCGCTCGGTTTCGAAGATGCGGCCTATTTCAGCCGCTATTTCCGCAAGCAGACCGGCGTCACGCCCAAGGAGTTCCAGGCGGCCGCGCATCGGGACCTGTCGATCAACTAG
- a CDS encoding 4-hydroxybenzoate 3-monooxygenase codes for MRTQVGIIGAGPAGLLLSHLLHLRGIDSVVLETRTREQIESTIRAGVLEQGTMDLLTQTGLGERMKAEGALHHGFELAFEGKRRRIDLTALTGHAITVYAQHEVIKDLVAARVAAGAELRFGVSDTSVHGIDTDKPSIRYHHEGAEHELQCDFVIGCDGSQGVSRQAIPQALRKDFERVYPFGWFGILCEAPPSSDELIYARHERGFALISTRSPNVQRMYFQCDPKDSVENWSDDRIWAELHARADSEEGHKLIDGKIFQKNIVGMRSFVSTTMQCGRLFLAGDAAHIVPPTGAKGMNLAVADVNVLSKALDAFYKENRNDLLDRYSETALKRIWRAEHFSYWMTSMLHRVDGASAFEQQLQVAELEYVTTSRTAATVLAENYVGVAGAQMQSL; via the coding sequence ATGCGCACGCAAGTCGGCATCATCGGTGCCGGGCCCGCTGGCCTGCTTCTTTCCCATCTGCTTCATCTGCGCGGTATCGACTCGGTCGTGCTCGAAACGCGCACGCGCGAGCAGATCGAATCCACGATTCGCGCCGGCGTGCTCGAGCAGGGCACGATGGACCTGCTGACGCAAACCGGTCTCGGCGAACGCATGAAAGCCGAAGGCGCGCTGCATCACGGTTTCGAACTCGCGTTCGAAGGCAAGCGTCGCCGCATCGATCTGACGGCACTCACCGGTCACGCGATCACGGTCTACGCCCAGCACGAAGTGATCAAGGACCTCGTCGCGGCGCGCGTCGCCGCGGGCGCCGAACTGCGCTTCGGCGTGTCGGATACGTCGGTGCACGGCATCGATACCGACAAGCCGTCGATCCGCTACCACCACGAAGGCGCGGAGCACGAGCTGCAATGCGACTTCGTGATCGGCTGCGACGGCTCGCAGGGCGTGTCGCGTCAGGCGATTCCGCAGGCGCTGCGCAAGGATTTCGAGCGCGTCTATCCGTTTGGCTGGTTCGGCATTCTGTGCGAAGCGCCGCCGTCGTCGGACGAACTGATCTACGCGCGCCACGAACGCGGCTTCGCGCTGATCAGCACGCGCTCGCCGAACGTGCAGCGCATGTATTTCCAGTGCGATCCGAAAGACTCGGTCGAGAACTGGTCCGACGATCGCATCTGGGCCGAACTGCATGCACGCGCCGATTCGGAAGAAGGTCACAAGCTCATCGACGGCAAGATCTTCCAGAAGAACATCGTCGGCATGCGCAGCTTCGTGTCGACGACGATGCAGTGCGGCCGCCTGTTCCTCGCTGGTGACGCCGCGCATATCGTGCCGCCGACCGGCGCGAAGGGCATGAACCTCGCGGTCGCCGACGTGAACGTGCTGAGCAAGGCGCTGGACGCGTTCTACAAGGAAAATCGCAACGATCTGCTCGACCGTTACAGCGAGACCGCACTCAAGCGCATCTGGCGCGCCGAGCACTTCTCATACTGGATGACCAGCATGCTGCATCGCGTCGATGGCGCTTCGGCGTTCGAGCAGCAGTTGCAGGTCGCCGAGCTCGAGTACGTGACGACCTCGCGCACGGCCGCGACGGTGCTCGCAGAGAACTACGTCGGCGTCGCCGGCGCACAGATGCAAAGTCTGTAA
- the ilvA gene encoding threonine ammonia-lyase, biosynthetic: MLLTELEQAAAAAGRIAPSHDYLKKTLTARVYDVARETELERAPNLSARLRNPVYLKREDNQPVFSFKLRGAYNKMAHIPAEALGRGVITASAGNHAQGVALSAARMGVKAIIVVPVTTPQLKVDAIRTHGGPTVEVVQFGESYSDAYGHAVKLQEERGLTFVHPFDDPYVIAGQGTVAMEILSQHQGPIHAIFVPIGGGGLAAGVAAYVKSVRPEIKVIGVQTDDSCAMAASLKAGERVTLNEVGLFSDGTAVKLVGEETFRLCSEYLDEVLLVNTDALCAAIKDVFQDTRSVLEPAGSLAVAGAKQYAEREGIENQTLIAITSGANMNFDRMRFVAERAEVGEAREAVFAVTIPEERGSFKRFCELVGTRSVTEFNYRIADANSAHIFVGVQIRNRSESAQIAGAFEAHGFATVDLTFDELSKQHIRYMVGGRSPLARDERLFRFEFPERPGALMKFLSSMAPNWNISLFHYRNQGADYSSILVGIQVPESDHNAFDRFLATLGYPYWEETKNPVYGLFLG, encoded by the coding sequence GTGCTGTTAACCGAACTCGAACAGGCCGCCGCAGCGGCCGGGCGCATCGCGCCGTCCCACGACTACCTGAAAAAGACCCTGACCGCGCGCGTCTACGACGTGGCGCGCGAGACCGAACTCGAACGCGCGCCGAACCTGTCGGCGCGGCTGCGCAATCCGGTCTATCTGAAGCGCGAGGACAACCAGCCGGTGTTCTCGTTCAAGCTGCGCGGCGCGTACAACAAGATGGCGCATATTCCGGCCGAGGCGCTCGGACGCGGCGTGATCACCGCGTCGGCGGGCAATCATGCGCAGGGTGTGGCGTTGTCGGCGGCACGCATGGGCGTGAAGGCGATCATCGTCGTGCCGGTGACGACGCCGCAGCTCAAGGTCGATGCGATCCGCACGCACGGCGGCCCGACCGTCGAGGTCGTGCAGTTCGGTGAGTCGTATAGCGATGCCTATGGCCACGCGGTCAAGCTGCAGGAAGAACGCGGCCTGACCTTCGTGCATCCGTTTGATGATCCCTACGTGATCGCCGGCCAGGGCACGGTGGCGATGGAAATCCTCAGCCAGCACCAGGGCCCGATTCACGCGATCTTCGTGCCGATCGGCGGCGGGGGTCTCGCGGCCGGTGTGGCTGCGTACGTGAAATCGGTGCGCCCCGAGATCAAGGTGATCGGCGTGCAGACCGATGACTCGTGTGCGATGGCGGCATCGCTGAAGGCAGGCGAGCGCGTGACGCTGAACGAAGTGGGCCTGTTCTCCGACGGCACCGCGGTGAAACTCGTGGGCGAAGAAACCTTCCGCCTGTGCAGCGAATATCTCGACGAAGTGCTGCTCGTGAATACGGACGCCCTGTGCGCCGCGATCAAGGACGTGTTCCAGGACACGCGCAGCGTGCTCGAACCGGCAGGCTCGCTCGCGGTGGCCGGCGCCAAGCAGTACGCCGAGCGGGAAGGCATCGAGAATCAGACGCTGATCGCGATCACGTCGGGCGCGAACATGAACTTCGACCGCATGCGCTTCGTCGCTGAACGCGCCGAAGTGGGTGAAGCGCGTGAGGCCGTATTCGCGGTGACGATTCCCGAAGAGCGCGGCAGCTTCAAGCGCTTCTGCGAACTGGTCGGCACGCGCAGCGTCACCGAATTCAACTACCGGATTGCCGACGCGAACTCGGCGCATATCTTCGTCGGCGTGCAGATCCGCAATCGCAGCGAATCGGCGCAGATCGCCGGCGCATTCGAAGCGCACGGCTTCGCCACCGTCGACCTGACCTTCGACGAACTGTCGAAGCAGCATATCCGCTACATGGTCGGGGGCCGCTCGCCGCTCGCGCGTGATGAACGTCTGTTTCGCTTCGAGTTTCCGGAGCGTCCGGGCGCGCTGATGAAGTTCCTGTCGTCGATGGCGCCGAACTGGAACATCAGCCTGTTCCACTATCGCAACCAGGGCGCGGACTACAGCTCGATTCTGGTTGGGATTCAGGTGCCCGAGAGCGACCACAATGCGTTCGACCGTTTTCTCGCGACACTCGGTTATCCGTACTGGGAAGAGACGAAAAATCCTGTCTACGGGCTGTTTCTTGGCTAG
- a CDS encoding virulence factor family protein produces MKLHPLFQLAVAASVLSCGALAHAATTTVPGGRFGDVRVTQPEGPLRGFVVLYSQASGWSAADQQSADALAKAGALTVGVDTARYAANLAAQKETCHKLVGDAEALSHQLERQSQSSNYFAPIVAGTGQGATLAMHVLEQAPSNTVAGAVSVDAEPTLDPRFEPCSPDPTVIRDKVPGFVEKAGTGNADRARLVGLLTPHLQSVSTSDDDVSDLPLIELPVAHPNGMMAIVISGDGGWRDLDKTIALALQKDGVSVVGLDSLRYFWSEKPPAQTSRDLARVMQTYSARWHAQHVALIGYSFGADVMPFAYNRLPQAQRDKVSLISLLGFAPDADFQIRVGGWLGMPASDKALNVRPELTHVPPSIVQCFYGASETDTLCPTLDKTGVEVIRTSGDHHFGRDYNALEQRILVAFKKQSGVRD; encoded by the coding sequence ATGAAATTGCATCCGTTGTTCCAGCTCGCCGTCGCGGCGAGCGTTCTGAGCTGCGGCGCGCTCGCGCACGCGGCCACCACCACCGTGCCTGGCGGCCGCTTTGGCGACGTTCGCGTCACGCAACCCGAGGGGCCGCTGCGCGGCTTCGTCGTGCTGTATTCGCAGGCGAGCGGCTGGAGTGCGGCCGATCAGCAGAGCGCCGATGCGCTCGCGAAAGCGGGCGCGTTGACCGTCGGCGTCGATACCGCACGCTACGCAGCCAACCTTGCTGCCCAGAAGGAAACCTGCCATAAGCTGGTGGGCGATGCCGAAGCGCTGAGCCATCAGCTCGAACGGCAATCGCAGTCGAGCAACTATTTCGCGCCGATCGTCGCGGGTACGGGGCAGGGCGCGACGCTCGCGATGCACGTGCTCGAGCAGGCGCCGTCCAATACGGTTGCGGGCGCGGTGTCGGTGGATGCCGAGCCCACACTCGACCCGCGCTTTGAGCCGTGTTCGCCTGATCCGACCGTGATTCGCGACAAGGTGCCTGGCTTCGTCGAAAAGGCGGGCACGGGCAATGCCGATCGCGCGCGTCTGGTCGGGTTGCTGACGCCGCATCTGCAGTCGGTATCGACGAGCGACGACGACGTGTCCGACTTGCCGCTGATCGAATTGCCGGTTGCGCATCCGAACGGCATGATGGCGATCGTGATTTCCGGCGATGGCGGCTGGCGCGACCTCGACAAGACGATCGCGCTGGCGTTGCAGAAAGACGGCGTGTCGGTGGTCGGCCTGGACAGCCTGCGTTATTTCTGGAGCGAGAAGCCGCCCGCGCAAACGAGCCGCGATCTCGCGCGCGTGATGCAAACCTATAGTGCGCGCTGGCACGCGCAGCACGTCGCGCTGATCGGCTATTCGTTCGGCGCCGACGTGATGCCTTTCGCGTACAACCGTCTGCCGCAGGCGCAGCGCGATAAGGTGTCGCTGATTTCGCTGCTCGGCTTCGCGCCCGACGCCGATTTCCAGATCCGGGTCGGCGGCTGGCTCGGCATGCCCGCGAGCGACAAGGCGCTGAACGTGCGGCCCGAGTTGACGCATGTGCCGCCGTCGATCGTCCAATGTTTCTATGGCGCGAGCGAAACCGACACGCTGTGTCCGACGCTCGACAAGACCGGTGTCGAAGTGATCCGCACCTCCGGTGATCATCACTTTGGCCGCGATTACAACGCGCTGGAGCAGCGCATTCTCGTGGCGTTCAAAAAGCAGAGCGGCGTGCGCGATTGA
- the mprF gene encoding bifunctional lysylphosphatidylglycerol flippase/synthetase MprF codes for MFHRLQNRFERLGTLLGRAWKALGNRGLLSPVLALVICGLLLVVLQHLSEAVNYRSVIRELRGLSAREWIGALGATALSYVALVGRDAVGLRYLGAKVPRAALWVGATAGSALGNATGFGALTGGAVRARVYGVANITPAQIGRMTVFTSVSLALALVLMTALGMVGMAGQLAPMLHLSPDVLRWSGVTLLIALALTAAACRRETRPIRTRWQWLSFDIPARRDLLAQVALAVLDVIAAGLALWALLPHANVSFAGFITVYAAAMLLGLIGHTPGGVGVFEAAMAFTLSGSVPMHQMVAALLAYRAIYFGVPLVVSAALLAGFEGRALKNRLSLLQAERVSELAPLFLSLVTFVVGGMLVISSATPAFWQRIHMLRDLVPLWVLESSQMLCSVVGVLLLFVARGLLRRLDAAWWMTLALAVLSLALSLTKGLAFVEAGVLGMLIVLLLTTRKRFNRHSSLFAERFTAGWLVSVAMVLMLATWVMLFAFRDVPYTRDLWWQFAFDERAPRALRATLAASLFAATFSFWQLLRPAPGRFVMPAPEDLHDAARIVRAQERSDAGLALMGDKSFLFSESRGAFLMYAKYGRTWAALHDPVGPREEWAGLISKFVALAHAHGGRAAFYQVRANALPLYLDAGLTLMKLGEEAHVVLDDFDLKGSHRAHLRYALKRGERDGFSVEVIDQAHVPASLEMLRGISDGWLDSHDAREKSFSVAAFNDEYLAAQSVMLVRQNGEPVAFVTFMTTDMNTEATIGVMRHVESASSYAMEYLFTQLALHLKQAGFRSLSLGIAPLSGVQPTPLASRWHRLAGILWRFGGRFYNFRGLRAFKSKFQPRWEPRYLAASGSGVFFTLADLSLLAGGRRS; via the coding sequence ATGTTTCACCGACTTCAAAACAGGTTCGAACGCCTCGGCACGCTGCTCGGCCGCGCATGGAAAGCGCTTGGCAACCGGGGACTTCTGTCACCTGTGCTCGCGCTTGTCATTTGCGGGCTGTTGCTGGTCGTGCTGCAGCATCTGTCGGAGGCGGTCAATTACCGGTCGGTGATCCGCGAGCTGCGCGGTCTGTCGGCGCGCGAGTGGATCGGCGCGCTCGGCGCGACCGCGCTCAGCTACGTCGCGCTCGTGGGGCGCGACGCGGTCGGTCTGCGCTATCTCGGCGCGAAAGTGCCGCGTGCGGCGCTGTGGGTCGGCGCGACCGCCGGTTCGGCGCTTGGCAATGCGACCGGTTTCGGCGCGCTGACGGGCGGGGCGGTGCGCGCGCGCGTGTACGGCGTCGCGAATATCACGCCCGCGCAGATCGGCCGCATGACGGTGTTCACGAGCGTGTCGCTCGCGCTCGCGCTCGTGTTGATGACCGCGCTCGGCATGGTCGGCATGGCCGGCCAGCTTGCGCCGATGCTGCATCTGTCGCCGGACGTGCTGCGCTGGAGCGGCGTGACGCTGCTTATCGCGCTGGCGCTGACCGCCGCCGCGTGCCGCCGCGAAACCCGGCCGATTCGCACGCGCTGGCAGTGGCTGTCGTTCGATATCCCCGCGCGCCGCGATCTGCTCGCGCAGGTCGCGCTGGCGGTCCTCGACGTGATCGCCGCGGGCCTCGCGCTGTGGGCGTTGCTGCCGCATGCGAACGTGAGCTTCGCCGGCTTCATCACCGTCTACGCAGCCGCGATGCTGCTCGGCCTGATCGGCCATACGCCTGGCGGCGTCGGCGTGTTCGAGGCGGCGATGGCGTTCACGCTGAGCGGCAGCGTGCCGATGCATCAGATGGTCGCCGCGCTGCTTGCTTATCGCGCGATCTATTTCGGTGTGCCGCTGGTTGTGTCGGCGGCGCTGCTCGCGGGCTTCGAAGGGCGCGCGCTGAAGAACCGTCTGTCGCTGTTGCAGGCGGAGCGCGTGTCGGAGCTCGCGCCGCTGTTTCTGAGCCTCGTCACGTTCGTGGTCGGCGGCATGCTGGTGATTTCGAGTGCGACGCCGGCGTTCTGGCAGCGCATCCATATGCTGCGCGACCTAGTGCCGCTGTGGGTGCTCGAAAGCTCGCAGATGCTGTGCAGCGTGGTCGGCGTGCTGCTGCTGTTCGTCGCGCGCGGACTGCTGCGGCGGCTCGACGCGGCGTGGTGGATGACGCTCGCGCTCGCGGTGCTGAGCCTCGCGCTGTCGCTGACCAAAGGTCTCGCGTTCGTCGAGGCCGGCGTGCTCGGCATGCTGATCGTCCTTCTGCTCACTACGCGCAAGCGCTTCAATCGTCATTCGTCGCTGTTCGCCGAGCGCTTTACCGCGGGCTGGCTGGTATCGGTCGCGATGGTGCTGATGCTCGCGACCTGGGTCATGCTGTTCGCTTTCCGTGACGTGCCGTACACGCGCGACCTGTGGTGGCAATTCGCGTTCGACGAGCGCGCGCCGCGCGCGCTGCGGGCGACGCTCGCCGCGAGCCTGTTCGCCGCGACGTTCTCGTTCTGGCAATTGCTGCGTCCGGCACCGGGCCGCTTCGTCATGCCGGCGCCCGAAGATCTGCACGACGCCGCGCGCATCGTGCGCGCGCAGGAGCGCAGCGATGCCGGTCTCGCGCTGATGGGCGACAAGAGCTTCCTGTTTTCGGAGTCGCGCGGGGCGTTCCTGATGTACGCGAAATACGGGCGCACGTGGGCCGCGCTGCACGATCCGGTGGGCCCGCGCGAAGAGTGGGCTGGCCTCATCAGCAAGTTCGTCGCGCTCGCGCATGCGCACGGCGGCCGTGCCGCGTTCTACCAGGTACGCGCGAATGCGCTGCCGCTGTATCTCGACGCCGGCCTCACGCTGATGAAGCTCGGCGAGGAAGCGCACGTCGTGCTCGACGATTTCGATCTGAAGGGCTCGCACCGCGCGCATCTGCGCTATGCGCTAAAGCGCGGCGAGCGCGACGGCTTTAGCGTCGAAGTGATCGATCAGGCGCATGTGCCGGCGTCGCTCGAAATGCTGCGCGGCATTTCCGACGGCTGGCTCGACAGCCATGATGCACGCGAGAAAAGCTTCTCGGTCGCGGCTTTCAATGACGAATATCTCGCCGCGCAATCGGTGATGCTGGTGCGCCAGAACGGCGAGCCGGTCGCGTTCGTGACCTTCATGACGACCGATATGAATACCGAGGCGACCATCGGCGTGATGCGTCACGTCGAAAGCGCGTCGTCGTATGCGATGGAATATCTGTTCACTCAGCTCGCGTTGCATCTGAAACAGGCGGGCTTCCGCTCGCTCAGTCTCGGCATTGCGCCGCTCTCGGGCGTGCAACCGACGCCGCTCGCGTCGCGCTGGCATCGGCTGGCCGGCATCCTGTGGCGCTTCGGTGGCCGCTTCTATAACTTCCGCGGACTGCGTGCTTTCAAAAGCAAGTTCCAGCCGCGCTGGGAGCCGCGTTATCTCGCGGCATCCGGCTCGGGCGTGTTCTTCACGCTCGCGGACCTGTCGCTGCTGGCTGGAGGCCGGCGTTCATGA